In a genomic window of Allomeiothermus silvanus DSM 9946:
- a CDS encoding ABC transporter ATP-binding protein encodes MAQLAVENVTLSFGGLNALSGVSLEVNSGELVSVIGPNGAGKTSLLNCISGFYHPSRGRIEFEGHDLTHASPHTVTHYGVARAFQNIELFTGLTVLENLMLARHTYTHYGLLANLWFYGKALKIAVENRKVVEEVIDFMELEAYRKALVGDLPYGVRKRVEVARALSLSPKLLLLDEPMAGMTLEEKEDMVRFILDIRAERGTTIILIEHDLGVVMDISDRVYVLDFGQVIAVGTPEEVAQNPRVQEAYVGVEHA; translated from the coding sequence TTGGCACAACTTGCGGTAGAGAACGTCACCCTGAGCTTTGGCGGCCTCAACGCTCTGAGTGGAGTGTCGCTCGAGGTCAACTCAGGAGAACTGGTCTCGGTGATCGGCCCTAACGGGGCGGGGAAGACCAGCCTGCTCAACTGTATCTCTGGGTTCTACCATCCCTCCCGAGGCCGCATCGAGTTCGAGGGCCACGACCTCACCCATGCTTCGCCCCACACCGTCACCCATTACGGGGTAGCCCGCGCTTTCCAGAACATCGAACTCTTCACCGGGCTGACCGTGCTGGAAAACCTGATGCTGGCCCGGCACACCTATACCCACTATGGCCTGTTGGCCAACCTCTGGTTCTACGGCAAGGCGCTCAAGATCGCCGTAGAAAACCGTAAGGTCGTCGAGGAAGTGATCGACTTCATGGAGCTCGAGGCCTACCGAAAAGCCCTGGTGGGGGACCTTCCCTATGGGGTGCGCAAACGGGTGGAAGTGGCGCGGGCGCTCTCGCTCTCGCCCAAACTTCTACTTCTGGACGAACCGATGGCCGGTATGACCCTGGAGGAGAAGGAAGACATGGTGCGTTTTATCCTCGATATCCGGGCCGAGCGGGGAACCACCATCATCCTCATAGAGCACGATCTGGGCGTGGTGATGGATATCTCCGACCGGGTGTACGTGCTGGATTTCGGTCAGGTGATCGCGGTGGGAACTCCTGAGGAGGTGGCCCAAAATCCCCGGGTGCAAGAGGCCTACGTGGGGGTGGAGCATGCTTAG